Part of the Papio anubis isolate 15944 chromosome 6, Panubis1.0, whole genome shotgun sequence genome, AGATGTCAGTAAtgccagtattttaaaaagtagaaatgagttataaattatatcttaaggatttgtttgttttggagaacTGTTTAATTGGCTAGGATTTCTCCCCCCTTCAGTAGCTTGAGATCCCCATGACTAGGCAATATGGAGATAATAGTAAACAACTAAGCTCTTTGTAAgagatgttatttatttatttatttttaaatagagaataaggtattgctatgttgcccaggatggtctccaactcttgggctccagcaatcctctagcgtcagcttcccaaagtgttgggattacaggcatgagccactacgctcaGCCTGAGACATTATTTGAGGAGGAGGTCATGAATACATAATAAACTTAGGAGGAGTACAAATGAAAAGTTTTCTCTTGAACCTACATGTTTGAACAGGAGAAGAGGTGATTTTTAGGTATAATGGTGTGCAAAGTGACAACAGTttctaaagacatttaaaataataaagtataaatatcTTTATTCAGGATGAACTGGGTTCTGAAGCCTGATGTTTTCAAGAGTTCTTTATTATCAGGTGGCTTGTGAAAGCCCATCGTTAACCAAACGTGTTGTGTTTGCCTcagaatttcattaaaaagtatgCGTACGTTCATATCCCCCTTATGTGAGGTGGCAGTGAAACAGAAACTTGATAGAAATATTGAGGAGGGGAAAAGATGAAGCCACCGTGGCACCTGGCCTCCCTCTTTCACTTCCCTTTCCAACTCTGCTCCTTTGAGATGTTCTTCAAGAAGATGGAGGAAGCTTGCTGGGTTTAGGGTCATCACCCAGGATCTGGCGGCGGGAGTAGCTCAGCACTGGGAGTTCCCTTCACAAAGCCCAGAGCTAACTCACACATCCAGCTGCTGTCAGGAGTTGGGCAGTCCTGTCCCCTGGCTTTCCTGGGAAGGCCTgggtggaggaggcaggagcAGGCAAGGGACCAAGAGAGTACCTGGTAGACCTGatgcctcccccttccccctgGGCCCCCAGGGAAGGAGCTACCTTGTGGACTGGGGTACAGGGAATAGAGGGTTGGAATCCAGAAAAGAGGGTGGAGGGCATGACTGCAGTTACTGCAGTTGTCTCAGGACAGACAGACCAAGCCCTGGTGCAGAAATTGTTTGGCTGTTGGCCTTTTTCTCTTCAGCTGTTTGCATGCAGGAAGTGCCTTTGATAAAGTATGGTTTGCTAACATGAGTATGATATGCATGTGCATTTTTGGATGCCAAACACATAGGCAGATAAAACTAAGAAGCCAAACGCTAAGATAGTTGTTGATGAATTGAAACTAGCCTAACTGGCTCCACTGTTGGAGTCATTCGCTCAGACTACTCCAAAGTTTTGTTTGGTCTACCAAAAACATTAGTTGGAAAGGTACCGCATTAATTTAAGGCAGGGAAGCCTCCAGCACGTGAGAGTCGCGTCTCTCTCGGTGATGCtgggagggaaggatgggagatGAGAGTCATTTCACCGCCGCctagctcctcctcttcctctccctgccctggAGTTGCAGCCTCAGCTTTCAGAGTCTCTTGCCTGGTGCTAGGCCCGGCGAGCGGTTGGATTTTAAGTATTTCTCAGTTATTTTCAGTATCATCAGTCATCACTTTCagagttccttttctttttcaagggTACCCAGTCTAACTGTTTAGCTCCTTTTCAATAGCCCTCCTCACTCACTTATGCCCAGTCAGAAAGATTAATAATGTTAACTGATTTACTATCGCTGCAAAAAGCATTAGTTAATTAGACTTTTACACCTCAGTCAGATGGCATTAGACACCCTTTGTGCACTTTAACTCAAGGATGTTAAAGACCtaaatctttcagaaaaaaagaaaagaaagaaaaaggacaggCACTTTTCCAGTTTAAGCTGCATGTTGGTCCATGTTAATTAGGCATTTGTCCTTTAGTCTGGAGGTGATAGAAAATGCCAGTTACTGTGGTATTTAACTGACATCAAACTCCTGTCCAAATAATTCAGTTAGGCCCAGCCTTCTCTCTTAATTGGTGGGAAGGAAAACTTCGGCACACACCCAGAATAGGGAGGAAACTGTTACTTACGTTGAACGTTTTAAAGTTCATTCTGAAGGATCTGAAGGACActtggatattttttaaattaactatccatttgagctttttaaaaacagttacaAAAGAATCTCCCCTAAAACTTGAGCTACCCCAGATGATTAGGTTTTGTAAGTCTTCAGAAAATGAAAGTTTAGTAATTGTTGTTATCCAAGGTCAAAATGGTGGTTGTTATCCAAGGCTCTTATAGATTTATGTATCTGTTTGGCCCTGTTTTAAAAAGTGCTCTAAAAATTGACAGTTTCTAGCTCACActcatatttctttattaatacCAGAAATTCACAAATGGGTTAAGGCGCACCCAGCagtatacacatttaaaaatcactataagCTAGCATATTGGGACAAAAGTGACATGACTATGATTGTTTCATGGGAGCAATTAGAtgacactttttgtttgttttgtttttaaaagcagcttGTTCCTAGTTGCTGGAGAAGGTAATCCTCTTTAACAAGAGTATAGTTTACCTTATGAGTTAtgtaaaacaattacaaaaataatgaaaagattttttttctgattagtgGGTAGCCTTATTTGACTTTAAACCTTACTcacttttgtgtatgtttctaGCCAAAGGTTCACACATTTGAGAGCATTTCACTTTTAGTACTGAACTACTTTTTCGTGCACTGAATGAATACAATATGTTAACACTCCTGTAAGGCCCAGAATTGCTTGGCTGCCCCTTGCCCTGCCTGCCTGGTACTGGCTGAAAAGGTACCATTGTTTGTTCTGCAAACACTGAGTGATGTTTGTTTCCAAGGTGACTGGTTCTATTGCTGCCCTTTAAGCAAAGgtgggaggggggatgggggagagagaaagtTGGCTTTAAACACCTGAGAGCATCCTGTTCTGGGtacagtgtgtgtatgtatatgtttgtaagttgaaattttattttaactgaggTAATTGGAGAAAAAGGGATAGTGTAGAAATTAGAGGAAAAGACAGTAAGTTAAAAATATCAGTAGGTTCTGATATTTAACTCAATATACTTTGAGTGAATGTAAtggtaagaaatgttaaaatttaaagatCTGATTTGACTGAAGTTAACTGTTTACATTTGGAGTTaaggggagaaaaaatattttagatgataactgttgaaatgttaaatatatttttgcatgaaATAGTTCTTCAGCTATAACCTATGTGTAGTAGCTatttagaagaataaatatttgacaatatAACTGAAATGGTTATTGGTCAGGTAGTTGGGCCTTCAAAAAAAGTATGAGAGAACATGAAATATAAACAGATTTAAGTTCTgtaaaaacaaaatctgtaaaACCATTTAGGCATATTTGTGTTCAGAATTttccaaaaagataaaatagattaaaagtatCTTCTAATTGGTAGTATATATTGACTCAATTCATTAGACTttggaaatttatattttatcagaaCTTTTAGATtcagactagaaaaaaaattccttcttggTCCATTCCCCCACCCACCTTTTTTATTGTACATAGATGCTGTTAACAGAACTTTGCCTTTTTCATTCCTATCAGGTTTAGTACAGTTCATGCGCAGGTTTCAGTAAACATTAACTACTTTTatcagagcttgcagtgtgctgAATGGTTAGCAAAGAGAGTGTACTGCAAGAGACAGATGAAAATGAGAGAGTCCAAGGTCacatggatgttgaattttttttaattattgagaaTTTAGGGGAAAGAACATCAGGCTTCACACTTTAAGTCTCTTTATGTGGGCCTGCCACATGGCTTCTTTGCCAGCTTTTGTATGTACTGAAGCTAAAACATTTGTTCTGATGCTGTGAGTGGCAAGGCAAGTGACTTTAAAacgtggtttttttctttcaattaaacaaagttttattcaGGGCTGCCTTCTAGGATGAAAGATTCTCGAGGCCCCATCAAAGACGTCATGTAACACTTATCACGGTGATTCTGAAGACTCTTGAATTTTATAGGGAtatccttttttccctttctcaaatatttttcaggATTGCCTTCTGATAATCTATTTCGTTTCTGGAGTTAGCACAGTAACTCGTAAACCAAATGCTaagatgaaatctgaaacacaGACATAGAATAAACATGTTTTGGATATCATGTAATGTTCCCCATCTTTTGCCTGTCATTTTCGAAAACAAGAATGTGATTTGTgcttatttttagagaaaaggacACGAACATGTAAGAAATTactgacaaaaattattttcctcctgctcctccgATCCAATAGGTGTTGAGGCCGCTGGGCCCTCCTTTTACTCCTTAGCTGGACAGCGGATTCGGGCTCTGCCCCTTGACTAAGGCTGAAGTGGAAAGTTGCGGAGCTAGAACAAGAGTTGTTCCTTAGGGTGGTGTCCCTAAACTTGAAAGTGGACTCGGTCCTGCTCGCAGGTGGGCTTGCACGCGCCAGGCTTCGTGTGGTGGCTGGCGCGCGCCGGCCCTCGAGCGCCAGCGTGGGTGACCCGTGCCCCGCCCCGGACGGTCTTTTCACCCTGTTCTGTTTCTGGGGAGGGACGAGGGGAAGACAGCGGGTGCCTTCCCTCAGAGGCGGGCAGCCATTGTGCCTCGGGAACACGGTCTGAGTAGAGTTGTGTTCGCACAGCCGAAGGCGCCCGGCTGCCCTCCCGGGGCCTCGAGGGTCTGTCTGTGCCCTCCTCGTCCGAGTGCGGCAGGCGAGTGCGGGAGGCGGCGAGCGGGCAGCCGACTGCCGGGGCTGGCCTGCGTCAGGGCTCCACTGCCGCGGGGGCCCCCTCGGGCCGCCCCCAGGGCTCCCGCGGTGGGTGTCCGGTGAGCGGGTAGCGAGGCCATCAGTCAGGGCGGCGGGCGCCGATTGGCTGGCGGGggccgggcggggcggggctcgGTGTTCGTTCGCGCTGTCGTTCCCCTGTGAGGAGAGCCGCGTCTTCCAGCGGACCTTGCCGCTCTTTCCTCAGCCGCGAAGGGCACGGCCGCTGGGAACACAACCTAATGAACAACCAGAGCTCTTCAGATGCCTTTAGCAACTCAgctccttaaaaataataataaattcctgTCAGGGAAAGATTAGAAGATGAGTGTGCTTGGAGCGAATCCATGCCCCCCCCCACCCTCCTTTTTTGGCCAGAGGGCATTTAGCCTGTGAccacttttaaattttcacaagATTTGCATAGACATGAGCATGCCTACTCGCATTATGTAATTATTTGCCCAAATAAGTCCCCATTGAAACATTTGGCTTCCCTGATGgctatttcagaataaaaacatGTAGCAGGGTATTTCATGATGGGTAGCTCCaaaaacttttgtttaaaagaaaaaccgCGTATCTAGAAAATGCTCCTTAAAGCCTTTTTTGACGAGGAGGAGGGGTGCAGACACTGCTGAGGCAAAGTGGACATGGAAGGAGCGGGGCGTGTGTAGGACAGAGCCCAGGAGAACGGGCAGCCGCGTGGCCGGGCCAGGAGGCAGGGCCTTTCTGGCTCTTTCCGCAGAGGGCTGGATAATTGCCTCTCCTTTCTAAAAGGAGCCGTTtttcagggccgggcacggtggccctcGCCCATAGGCTCacgcccataattccagcactttgggagaccgaggctggcggattatctgaggtcaggagttcgagaccagcctggccaacatggtgaaatcccatctctactttaaaaaatacaaacattacctgggcgtagtggcgcgcgcctgtgatcccagctcctcaggaggctgaggcaggagaatcgctcgaacccgggaggtggaggttgcagtgagccaagatcgcgccactgcactccagcctgggcaacaagagtgaaactcagtctttaaaaaaaaggctaTTTTCTGAGAATGGAGGTGGAGGACCACACAAAACCCAGTCAGTTCCTGTGGCTTCCACTTTTACACCGTCCTCCGAGAGCCGGCTCCCGTGCCTTTCCCAGCTGCGCTGCCCTTGGCACCACCGGGTGCCTGTCCCCCGCAAAGCTGGACGCCCTTATCTCTCCCGCCTGCCCTCAGTGTCAAGTCTCCCTCCAGGACGCAGTTTCTCGATGTTCTGTACTGGAAGTACATCACCAGTGAGGGCAGTAGGTCACTGTTTGGTAACCATCAGGCTGTTCTGGGTGGCTAAAGGTTGCCTGCTGCCAGGTGCCTTGCTGAGTGTGCCCTGTCTTCGTCTAAGACAGTTCGTGGGGTCAGGCTTGACCCCCAGCAGGCCCGTTTCATGAGCTGGCTCCTCTGCAGCCATGTGATGGGCAGAACCACGTGGGCCAGCTTACCAAGCCAGGGCACTGACTTCTGCCCCAAGGCCGGGCAGGGAGGACCCCAGCACCAGGCACTCTAGGACCCTAGAACGAGTTCAGTGACTTGACGTGGCACCACTTCTCTCCACTTTGAGACTTACCTCACTTTTGCTTCACCACCTTTGGTGGTTGCTTTTCTCCTAACTGTGATTCTTCATTCTTCATGGGGGGATAGCTTTTCTCTTCTGCACATGCGGGGACCCCACTCCAGGAGGTTCTAGTGGAGCATGAACCATTGACTGGGCCATGGCCATTGGAAGCTTCCCAGGCGATGCAAATACAAAGCCCTAATAAAGCTTTCAAAACTGCTTTAGAAACAGGTCACTTTTATATTTGTGTTGGAAACTTGTCTTGAGACAAATGAATACATTTGAGCCACTGGGATTTTTGGGGAAAATACAGCTAAAAGGGTTAGGAAATGATGCATAAGGAAATTCTCCCATCTGATGCTTGCTTGCCTGCTGCAAACCTGAGTGTTTTCTATTAAGTGAGGCATTGTGGTTCCTGTGCTAGCCCTGATAGACCTTCAGCACCGGCAGGTGTAAATGTGgctcattaattttttaagaagttgGAGCTCTGACAGTTTTCAGGGATGCTAGTAGCTGGTACCAGATGTTTCTTTTGTTAAGGGTATGGAGAGGCAGTGTCACAAGTAATCAGGCTATAGTCGTTCACTCCCTTGGTCTGAGACTATGGGTTTTGTGGTgctgaatattttcttaaacCAAGAAGGGTGTGGGGAGGTGCACGTTCTGGTTTCTAGATGGGCTTTCCCCTGACACTGGCTCATGCAGTAAGTATTATCTTATGTAGAGGTGTTGACTCAATTATCATTAGGCCCAGCTCCTGTTAGAAGAGAGTAAATGGTGCTTGGGGCCTCTTTATCTAGACCGTTTTGCCACAGCTGAAGTGACAGCCTGTGCTTCTAACTGAattcagtcctttttttttttcactccctTACTGTGGAACAACAGCAAAGTCGGCCGCTCATCATTCGGGTGCAGACTTTACAGCCTCTGAACAGCCTCTGCTTTTGCAGTTTATGAATGCACCATTTGTTGTTTTGAGCACAACTGTTAGATACAACTGGCCTCCGCAGCCCACTCTGCCGGCGACCAGTGTGCATCACtgcagcctttttttctttttctttttttttttctttttttgcataggccaaatttttgctttaaataccACCATTTTGTCCACACTAGAATTTCTTTGACCCAacttacattttttcaaatgtaagttTCAGAAATAAGGTTTTAATTTGCTCAAACTGTTGGTCTAGGGATCCTGAATAAGTGCAAGTATTTTACTTCATTAAAGGGGGAATTGTTTTTGTGGCTTGATtttgcacactttttaaaaaattctcaaacaTGTGACTTgcaaattttcctttaaattggGTTGAAGTTAGaaagtttcattattttctaagtcattatattttttctttttgagctttACACACGAATAATGTCTTCAGTTTGGAACTTAAggtagatcttaaatgttttcataaCAAAAAGTAAGTATATGAGGTTATAGATATGttagcttgatttaaccatttcacaatatatacatatatcaaaacctAACCTGTACACCATATGCATACGATTTTAGTTTGTCAACTATATTATAATGTAaaactcaacttttaaaaaagaatttaagggaAACTGTGAAAACCACACTTTACAATGTGGTATTGAAGAGTATTTATAAGTAATTGCTTAATTTCTTATTCTTCTGctcttgaaacagggtcttatcCAAAGGTGATAGCATTAATGTTAGGATTTtcacttctgttttgtttttctcacataGACATTCTTTGACCCTGTGTAATTATGTAGGTGTTGTGTTCTCTGGTTGTCTCAATGTCTCCTTATACATTgacattattcctttttttttttttttttaacaaattctatttatttgtattttagttaataaagtatattttaatctttttctgcTGTGCTTTACATATTCAACAATTGGTTCAAATTGTCAGTTGTAACTGCTTTTAGGCCTTGCTTCGGCCAAGgagataaatttctgttaagGCAGCAGTAAACATCTTATAGCAACCAACTCTGTGTGCTTGGTATCCTGGAGCTTCCAAAAACGAAACAGTAACTTGTTGAAAATGAAGAAGCTTTCTATAGTTGGATTTTGAAGTAGATATGTTTATTTGTTGTCCTTCAGAGAGGTTATGAAGGCCCTGGGTTACATCTGCATTTTTGATAAAATTGTGACATACGAACATAGTTAAGGGGGGAAGTGTAATCTTTTGTGAGAGTCatgctttctttttcatctcaCTGTGTAGAGGGGAAGATCTgtctttttatgattaaaaaagaCACCCACTCTTTCCACTACCTGAAGACTCCTGAAGGTCCATGTGAAGAGTAAGCAGCCATAAACAACGAGTGAGAGGGAAAACGAGCTTGCTTGTGTGGTAGTGCTTCCAAGAGCCGTTTTCTCTGATCTGTTCTAATTTTCAGAGCAGGTTTACATATGTGGTCCCTTCAATTGAGCAAAGTCTCCTTggacttttctccttttcccataGTTTCTTGCTGGTTTCTACCTGTGGTTAATAATGTGTGTTGCTTAAAATGGCAACTGAAACATCGCCAGGAATTTTCACCAGGTAGAAACTGCTTTTCCTGTATCAAAACCACCAGTACAGCTTAGCTGATGCTTCTGTTGCTAAGCAGGTAAATTTCTGGTCTTCAGGCTGCCCTTATTAACCCTATAAATGCCTAATGTcaaccaaaaaagaagaaaagaacttgATGCCTCCTTCTTACCTAATGCTTTGTTCAAGTGCGTGAAAACTGCACCTAGCTCAGCCTAATCTCGATGTATCTATTTTAGAGGACCCAACCTCGATGTACCTATTTTACAGGGTCAGGAGGAGAGTTGGGAGATGGAGAGAGCCTGTGAGGTTGGTAGTTTCCAGTGAAATGTCAGCCCCAGTAGCTGATAGTGGAGGTGTCACACTAGATGAACAAAATTATGGGTTTATTTCAGTCAGTAATGAGCCCCGTCTTTTTCTTTGGGACTTTTCTCTGCCTGTAACTGCCCCTATGCCTGTggggaaaagaagagggaagaaaggggtTGCTGTTTGCATCTATTTGCCAGAAAGGAGTTAACAGAACATACCGCAGAACAGGTTGGGCAAGACTGTTAAAGCCAGTGATGaagctttcctctctctctctctctctctctctctctttccctacgCCGCCTCTCTGTATCCCTCTCCTTCCTGCTCTGCGCGCCACCCCCACCACCGCCAACCCCAGGACTTTAATACATCTTCAGACTATACTCaccccaccaacacacacacacacacacacacacacacacacacactcttcagtGTCTGGCTTTTCTTCTAGGCAGAGCATTGATGTGAATAAAACACTTTGTGGAGCCTGTGTGAGAAGCAGGCAGCGGCTGTGGGCCTCAGCCTTGCCATCTGTTTCTAGAGCAGTCTATGGCCCGCTTGCCATGCCCTCTGTCATGTAACATAGGCCCCATTCAGCAACAGCATTCTTGAATGTGCATTTATGTCTCTGTGGGACTGTGGGATAGATGGCCTGAGAAGGGGAAGGCAGGAGACGGAGGGGAGGAGGCGACGTGGGGATGGAGAAGGAAGTGTGTGCACACGCAGACAGCCAGGGAGGGCGGTGAGGTGGAGTCACTGCAGCTCGGTGCCAGTAAGTCAGGAGACATTGCCGCTGGAAGTATCCACAGTTAGCTCTGACTTAAGGGGACGTCTTGTGGCCATAAATGTGGAGGAACCGAGCTCTTTAAAAGCCATTTGGGGTCTGATATAAGTTCTGCTTCATGTTTGTGTCCATTCACTCCGTAAACATACCATATATAGTCATGCTTGAGCTCACTATAACACACATTGCAAGGGAGCCGCTCATAGTGCACACATCCTTTGGCTGTTAGAAGCAGACTCACGTAGGCTATTTCTGGTGTGTCgtggctttcttctttctttttttggggggggaagtgggggagggagaggaaaaggagctCTTTTTCCTTCCATCTTCACACTGTTTGGAAGATGTTTCTGATTCTAGTTTGTCTAGCAATGTGAAAGCTAAGGAAGTGTATTGTCATGGCAGAAGAAACAATTCTCTGTGTATATCTGTTTTAGAATGAAACCGTGTTTTTCTTAGTATCTTAACATCACATGGATTTTGTAGTTTATGGTCTCCAGTCTCCAGCTGTTTTTGGAGCACCTTCTAACTTTGAGAGGGTGAACTCTAGCCTGTAACATGGACTGTGGGTGGCTCGTGGAGAAGGTGCCCTGGTGTGCTTTTCTGTGTCCTCTCTGGATTTTCTGTGAGCTGTCCACCTCTGAAGTCTGCTTCACCTTCAAACTGCCAGGGCAAAACAGGCAGCTTCTGCAGAACTCATGGCAGCCGTTTTCCACTTGGCTGAGCTGGGTCTGTGAAGCAGAGAGGAATCAGTAATAGGAAAGAaatgcagtttttcttttccccttagAATACCTACGATACTGCATTTCAGCTTGGAGTGCGCGGCATGAGGCATTTGTGGTTCAGATAAGAggtcttcctttttcctcctcctgttttcttttccttccttctcccccacTCCCCAAAGGCTTACTGCCTTTCTTCTCAGGCCACGTGTGTAGATAACCTTTGAGGAAAAGATGATTTCTGTGCTGGGATATTTGGATATTATGTAAAGGGACAAGATGAGCCCTTTCTTTGCCTTGTTTTCTTTCACTGGCCTCATCAGAGTGAATTATATCTGACTGTGTGACAGTTAATTGTACCATCCTTGCCGTGTCCTAAGCTGATAAGCCCCTCTCTGTCTGCCTCCATCAAGCTTCTTTGTTTGAGAAGTTCCTAATGCAGTAGAAGAACAAAGTGACAGTTTTCTTATTTACTGAAGTCTCTAAAGCACATTCATAATGCTCTTCATTGTATCTTTCTTATAACTTCATTCCTTCAACTTAGGTAATTGAATTGTTCCCTAGTACCAGTGATTGATAAGTTAAAACTTAGAAACATCAGTgagttcaggaaaaaaaacccaaacacagtttgttttttaagctaTGTATATTGATTCCAAACTATTAATGGCTTGGTGGATAGTATTCACAGTAAGACACTGGACACTGCTGGAGTGGCAGTTATTACCATTGTGGATATAGCAATTGATTAGCTAGCTGACTCAAAAGTAGTATGTTGCTTATGTAGAGGTCACTTAGTTGGCATTCTTCGATCCAGAATATTCAGCCGATGTGCATGTGAGTGAGAGCCAGCAGGGTATATGTCTGAGGAGAGGTatgtaaaataaagttttcaaaacCACAAAGGTGTTAGGAAGCCCTGGTACTAACATTCCTACCTTGATTCCCATTGATCCTTTAGGCCTGCACTTTAGCACTATTTATTCTTACTGTAGATACAGCCCTGACCACCTTGTCTCACATTTTCCAGTCAACACTTCTGAGGCCAATGTGAGGGATGGAAAAAAGCCATCAGAAGGAGACACATTGACAGCAAGCAGAAAAGATGTCAGGGGATGAGACAAGAATTCAGACAGCATGGCGGATTCCCATTGGGGGAATTTCACAGACTGGACAGAGGAGCCCtctgtgttatttctttcttttttt contains:
- the LOC116275315 gene encoding serine/arginine repetitive matrix protein 3-like, whose product is MTPGPGYALDRAATHESHSPATATANPWLAQALQIAVAKPVLLPKKLLGGGCGITSKPEPFSQDSWWPRLFSREQVFLPGPNYCQICKAKTQLLNGSHLSHSTLLPWEGTQQPSALSFTGPSPDSGPWENRSQLTGSTPLAKRQGNDSANEHRAPPRPAPASQSAPAALTDGLATRSPDTHRGSPGGGPRGPPRQWSPDAGQPRQSAARSPPPALACRTRTRRAQTDPRGPGRAAGRLRLCEHNSTQTVFPRHNGCPPLREGTRCLPLVPPQKQNRVKRPSGAGHGSPTLALEGRRAPATTRSLARASPPASRTESTFKFRDTTLRNNSCSSSATFHFSLSQGAEPESAVQLRSKRRAQRPQHLLDRRSRRKIIFISS